AGTCGCTGACCGCCACGCTCTATTCGCCCGCGGGCGAATTCACCGTGGCCGGCCCGGACGCGCGGCCGCGGGTATTGGTGCGCACCGGTCCGCCCGCTGGCGGGCCGGCCGGTCCGCTGGCGCTGGCCACGGTCGCGCACGAACGCCTGGTGCCGGCGGTCAAGCACGTCGGCGAAGCCGCCAAGACCTATTACCTGCGGCAGGCCGCCGGGGCCGGCTACGACGATGTCGCGTTCGTCGACCGCCAGGGCCGCCTGAGCGAGGCGTCGATCTGGAACCTGGCGTTCTGGGATGGCGAAGCGGTGGTGTGGCCCGAGGCCGACATGCTCATCGGCACCACCATGGGCATGGTGCAACGGCAGTTGGCGCGGATGGGCGTGCCACAGCGAACCCGCCCGATCGCTCCCGCCGACGTCGCCGGGCTGCAAGGCGCGGCGGTCATGAACTCGTGGACGCCGGGCATCGCGGTCAGCCGGGTGGCCGACATCGCCCTGCCTCCGGCGCACGCCTTCATCGAACGGTTGCACCGCGCCTACCAGGCCGAGCCGCTGGCAGACGTGTAGCGCGCCCGGCCATGCATCGTTGCCGCCACGCGCCGGCGGCGGCGATGCAATCAGGCCGGCAACAGCCGTCCGTTGCCCGCGGGCGCGATACGCCCAACCGCCATGACGCCCGCGCCACCGACGCGGAACGCCGAGACCGCCTGCCGCAGGTCCGCGGCCTGCTCGCGCAGCGCTTCGGCGCCGGCCGAGGCTTCCTCGACGCGTTGCGCGTTCTTCTGCGTGTCCTCGTCCAGTTGCGCGATGACCCGCGCCACGTGCTCGATGCGCCCGGTCTGCTCGACCGAGGCCTGCACGATGCCGTGCATGGTCGCCGTGGTCTGGGTGATCGAGTCCAGGATCAGGTCCATGGTCTGCCCCGCGGCGCCGACGCGCTCGACGCCCTGGCGCACGGTGTCGGCCGACTGGCTGATCAGCGTGTTGATCTCCTTGGCCGCGGTGGCCGAGCGCTGCGCCAGCGAGCGCACTTCGCTGGCGACCACGGCGAAGCCCTTGCCCTGCTCGCCCGCCCGCGCCGCCTCGACCGCGGCGTTCAACGCCAGGATGTTGGTCTGGAACGCGATGCCTTCGATCACCGACGTGATCTCGGAAATCTGCGCCGATGCCTTCGACAGGTGCTCCATGGTGTCGACCACGGCATGCATGGTCTGGCTGCCCTGGCGCGCGGCGTCCATGGCCTGGCCCGCCATCACGCCGGCCTCTTGCGCCTCGTGTGCGTTGCGCTTGACCGCGCCAGTCAGTTCTTCCATCGAGTCGGCCGTCTGGCGCAGGGCGCGGGCCTCGTCGCTGGTGCGGGCCGACAGGTCGGCATTGCCTTCGGCCAGCTGCACGCTCACCACCGACACCGCGTCGGCATGCTGGCGCACCCCGCCGACCACCGAGGCCAGGTTGCGCTGCATCCCCGCCAGCGTTGCCAGGATGCTGCTGTCGTCACCCGGCTTGACCGCGATCGGGCTGGCCAGGTCGCCGGCGCTGACCGATTGCGCGATGCGCTTGAGCGCCGCCGGTTCCGCACCCAGCGCGCGGGTGATGCGGCGGGCGATCAGCCAGGCCAGGCCCGCGCCCAACAGGATGGCCACGCCGGTCAAGGCCAGCATCAGTTGCTGGAAGTCGATCCCCACGCGCCGCGCCATGTCGCTCTGGTCCTTCATCAGGCGCTCTTCCAGGTCGATCATGCGGTTGATGGCCGCCAGCCACTGCACGAACAACGGCCGGGCCTGATCCAGCAAGGGCCGCGCCTGCGCCGCGTCGCCCCGTTCCAGCGCCGCCAGCAGACGCTGCACCACGGGCAACGTGCGCGTCTCGACGTCCTTGATGCCGGCCAGCGTCTCGCGTTCCTGGTCCGACACCTCGGCGCCCTGGACGAACAGGGCATCCATCGGCACGGCCGCCTCGTCGTACTGGCGCTTCAGGCGCTCGATGTCGGCCGCCAGCGCGCGCAGCTCGGCGGGATTGGCCAGCACGGCGTCGCGCAGCGCGATGGAACGGTCATGGACGCTGCCGCGGAAGGTGATGGCGTAGCGCTGCTTGACGCCATGGACGTCGTTGATCGCGCTGAGCGCGCCATTCATGCGGTTCACCTGGGTAATGCCAACCACGGTCAACAGCACCATCAGGCAGAGAACCACGGTGAATCCGAGCATGATCAGGCCGCCCGTGCTGCGCAGGGTGCGTGAGGGGGAATGGGAGTCCTGCATGAAACCTCCTGCGGCAGCCGGCCGGGCCGGGCAATGCCTATTTGATTAATTAAATATAACTATTAAATACGTATAGTTAATTATATATAACTATTGTTGCAAGAAAAAGCCTCGTCCATGGCGTGAACGCCCTTGCTGGCCGGCGGTGTACGTGCAGGGTGGACGAAGCAGATGGGGCGGATATTCCCGCCGGCGCGCTCGGCGAGCCCGCGAAGGCCAACACCTTCGGTGCGGGACAGGCAGGTTCCGGACCCGGCGCATCGATGTCAGACTAGACGCGTGCCCACCCGGAGACTCCCCCGATGCTGAAAGACCGACGATTCCAGATATGGCTTGCCGTGTTCATCGTGATCACGGGCTGGCACGTCGCCCTGCTCTGGCCCAGGAGCGCCGAGTATCCGTCCATCGGCGGCGGCGGCTACGATCTCTCGAACTTCGTCTACACCCTGACCTTGCTGGCGTTCACGGGGCTATGGTCGCTGATCGCGGTGCTGATCGGCATGGCGCGGCGCGATGCCCTGGCGGCCAGGCGCGCGAACGGGCTGGCGGCGGTGGGCGCGATCACCTTCGTCGTGGCCGCCATCGCCTTCGGCGGCCATCTGCGATAGCGGCCGCCCGCGCTCGCGCGCCGTCCCCGCCCAATGGCGGGCATGATGCGCGCGCAAGAAAAAGCCGGCGCACAAGGCGCCGGCCGAAACTTCACCAGGCATGCCGGCGGCCACGGGACAGGCCCGGGTCCGCCGACTCATGCGGCATCAGGTGCCGACCGCGGTCCCGTCCTGCTTCCAGATCACCACCGTGGCCGGACGCGGCCGGCTGGCGGTGGCATCGTCGGGCCACTTCGAGGCCATCAGCGGATTGTTCTGCGCATCCGTCACGCTCGGGCCTTCGCCCGGGTGCTGGATGTTGATGAACAGGAACTTCTGGTCGGGCGTCCAGGTCAGGCCGGTCACTTCGCAACCGACCGGGCCGGTCATGAAGCGGCGGATCTCCTTGGTGGCCGGGTTGGCCACCAGCATCTGGTTGTTGCCCTGGCCGGCGTAGACGCCGGTGTTGGAGTAGTTGCCGTCCGTCTCGATCCACAGCAGGCCGCGCTTGTCGAAGGCCAGGCCGTCCGGGCTGTTGAAGGTGTTGTCGGCGGTGACGTTGGCCGAGCCGCTGCGCAGGTCGGTGCGCGGATACAGCGTGG
The window above is part of the Achromobacter deleyi genome. Proteins encoded here:
- a CDS encoding aminotransferase class IV family protein; this translates as MPADADSFVVQLDGQAATQADLAPLAFAGYAHFTALQVRDRRVRGLDLHLRRLRTASQALFGQALPDEEIRARLRAAIQAGPADQSLTATLYSPAGEFTVAGPDARPRVLVRTGPPAGGPAGPLALATVAHERLVPAVKHVGEAAKTYYLRQAAGAGYDDVAFVDRQGRLSEASIWNLAFWDGEAVVWPEADMLIGTTMGMVQRQLARMGVPQRTRPIAPADVAGLQGAAVMNSWTPGIAVSRVADIALPPAHAFIERLHRAYQAEPLADV
- a CDS encoding methyl-accepting chemotaxis protein; protein product: MQDSHSPSRTLRSTGGLIMLGFTVVLCLMVLLTVVGITQVNRMNGALSAINDVHGVKQRYAITFRGSVHDRSIALRDAVLANPAELRALAADIERLKRQYDEAAVPMDALFVQGAEVSDQERETLAGIKDVETRTLPVVQRLLAALERGDAAQARPLLDQARPLFVQWLAAINRMIDLEERLMKDQSDMARRVGIDFQQLMLALTGVAILLGAGLAWLIARRITRALGAEPAALKRIAQSVSAGDLASPIAVKPGDDSSILATLAGMQRNLASVVGGVRQHADAVSVVSVQLAEGNADLSARTSDEARALRQTADSMEELTGAVKRNAHEAQEAGVMAGQAMDAARQGSQTMHAVVDTMEHLSKASAQISEITSVIEGIAFQTNILALNAAVEAARAGEQGKGFAVVASEVRSLAQRSATAAKEINTLISQSADTVRQGVERVGAAGQTMDLILDSITQTTATMHGIVQASVEQTGRIEHVARVIAQLDEDTQKNAQRVEEASAGAEALREQAADLRQAVSAFRVGGAGVMAVGRIAPAGNGRLLPA